The following DNA comes from Meiothermus sp..
GGGCCACCTGAAAGGCCACCGGCACCCCCCCTCGAGGTAAACCAAACACCAGCAGGTTGGGCTGCCGGTCGTAGCCCAGCGCCACCAGCCGCTCGGCCAGCAGTGCACCGGCCTGGTTACGGTCCTTGAAGGGTTTCATTGCAACCTCCTTGGGATACCCTCTTCATGCACAACCTTACACCCGGCCATTACCAGAGGGTTACACCCCGGATTTGTACTGCCCTGACGGGCTATACTGCTTCAGGTGAGCCAGATCCGGGCCGAACACCTCTCCAAGTTCTATCCGGTGGCCCTCAAAGAGCCTGGTTTTGTGGGCACCATCCGGCACTTCCTCAAGCGCAAATACCGGCAGGTCGAAGCCGTCAAAGACGTCTCTTTCCAGATTGAACCAGGGGAGATGGTGGGCTTTTTGGGGCCCAACGGGGCTGGCAAAACCACCACCCTCAAGCTTTTGTCGGGCCTGATTCACCCCAGCACGGGGCGGCTCGAGGTCGCCGGACACCAGCCCTTCAAACGGGAGTACGCTTTCTTGCGCAAGATTACCCTGGTGATGGGCAACAAGCAGCAGCTCATCTGGGATCTGCCGGCGGCCGACAGTTTCCGGGTCAACGCCGCGGTGTACGAGATTCCCGAGGGCGAGTTTAAGAAGCGGGTGGCCGAGCTAAGCGAGATGCTCGCGCTCGAGGGTAAGCTGAACCAGCCGGTGCGCAAGCTCAGCCTGGGGGAGCGCATGAAGGCCGAGCTGCTGGCCGCGCTCTTGCACCGGCCCCAGGTGCTGTTTCTGGACGAGCCCACGCTGGGGCTGGACGTGAACGCCCAGGTGGCGGTGCGGGAGTTTTTGCTCGAGTACAACCGGCGCTACCGGGCCACCATCCTGCTCACCAGCCACTACATGGCCGACATCACCGCGCTGTGCGAGCGAGTGCTGATGATCCACCAGGGCCGGCTCATCTACGACGGGGGGTTGGAGGGTTTGCTCGAGCGCTTCGCCCCCTACCGCGAGGTGCACATTCAGCTTGGAAAGCCCATCGAGAAAGACCGCCTGGAACAGTTCGGCGAGGTGCGGGCCTGGGAGGGGCTCGAGGCCCGGCTGCTGGTGCGGCGGGAAGACCTGGTTCACCGGGTGAGCCGGATGCTGCACGAACTCCCCATAGACGACCTGGAAGTGCGGGAGCCGGCCATCGAAGAGGTAATCGGGCGGGTTTTTGCCGATACCCGGCTGGTAACCGATGGTTAGGGTAATCCCCCCTTTGAGCATTGGCCCAGCCTTCGGGGTCTGGGTTAGTCTGGTGGTGCTATGGAGCGCACCCAACTGCTGGAGAAACTCGCCTCGGAAACCTTCGACCTGCTGGTGATTGGGGGTGGGGCCACCGGGGCTGGGGTGGCCCTGGAAGCCGCCAGCCGGGGCCTCAAAACCGCCCTGGTCGAACGCTACGACTTTGCCGAGGGCACCTCGAGCCGAAGTACCAAGCTGATTCACGGGGGGGTGCGCTACCTCGAGCTTGCCATCAAAACCTTTGACAAAGTACAGCTCAACCTGGTGCGCGACGCCCTGCACGAACGGGCCATCATGCTCAGGAACGCCCCCCACCTGGCCCGGCCCCTCTGGCTCCTGACCCCTCTGTACAGGGTGTGGGAGGTGCCCTACTACTACACCGGGCTGAAGCTCTACGACCTGCTGGCCGGCCGGGCGCGCCTACAGCCCGCGCAGTACATCAGCGCCCAAGGAACCCTCGAGCGCTTCCCCGCGGTCAACCCCGACGGCCTCAAGGGTGCAGTGGCCTACCAGGACGGGCAGTTCGATGATGCCCGCTTCAACGTGGAGCTGGCCCTGACCGCTGTGCAGCAGGGTGCAGTGGTGCTCAACCACCTGGAAGTAACCGGGTTGCTCAAGCAAAACGGCAGACTATCGGGCGCTGCCGTCAAAGACCGCCTGTCTGCAAAGGAAATCGAGGTTTCTGCTCGGGTGATCGTCAACGCCACCGGCCCCTTTTCGGACCATATCCGGCGCCTGGACGACCCCGAGGCCCCCCCTTTGCTCAAAGCCAGCTCGGGCATTCACATCGTGCTGGACAAAAAATACAGCCCTTCCGATACCGGTTTGCTAATCCCCAAAACCGAGGACGGACGGGTGGTGTTCGTGCTGCCCTGGCTGGGGGGAACCCTGGTGGGCACCACCGATGATCCCGCCCCGATTGTAGATCACCCCAGGGTGAGCGAAGCGGAGATTGAGTACGTGCTCAGACAGGTAAGGCCCTACCTGGGTGCGATCCCCAGGGAGGCGGTGCGCGCGAGCTGGTCGGGCCTGCGCCCGCTGGTCTCGCGTCCGGATGCCGACACCGCCCGGCTGGCCCGCGACCACCTGATTCAGGAGAGCGCCTCGGGCCTTTTAACCCTAACTGGTGGCAAGTGGACTACCTACCGCAAGATGGCGCTGGATCTGGTGAACTACGCCGCTAAGAAATTTGGCTTGCCAGCAGGTGAATCGCGCACCGAGCAGCTCCCGCTGATAGGCGGACAGGGCTTTGAACCCGAGGGGGCCCGAAAGCTCGAAGAGATGGGACTTCCCCCAGATGTGGCCCGGCACCTGCACCGGGCCTATGGTGCCCGCGCCCAGGTTGTGGCCCAAATTGCCATGGAAGGCTACAACAACCGGCTGGTGCAGGCCTGGCCCTACCTCGAGGCCGAGGTCATCTATGCCGTCCGCCACGAGATGGCCCGAACCCCCCTCGACGTGCTGGCCCGCCGCACCCGGCTGGCC
Coding sequences within:
- a CDS encoding ATP-binding cassette domain-containing protein, coding for MSQIRAEHLSKFYPVALKEPGFVGTIRHFLKRKYRQVEAVKDVSFQIEPGEMVGFLGPNGAGKTTTLKLLSGLIHPSTGRLEVAGHQPFKREYAFLRKITLVMGNKQQLIWDLPAADSFRVNAAVYEIPEGEFKKRVAELSEMLALEGKLNQPVRKLSLGERMKAELLAALLHRPQVLFLDEPTLGLDVNAQVAVREFLLEYNRRYRATILLTSHYMADITALCERVLMIHQGRLIYDGGLEGLLERFAPYREVHIQLGKPIEKDRLEQFGEVRAWEGLEARLLVRREDLVHRVSRMLHELPIDDLEVREPAIEEVIGRVFADTRLVTDG
- a CDS encoding glycerol-3-phosphate dehydrogenase/oxidase, giving the protein MERTQLLEKLASETFDLLVIGGGATGAGVALEAASRGLKTALVERYDFAEGTSSRSTKLIHGGVRYLELAIKTFDKVQLNLVRDALHERAIMLRNAPHLARPLWLLTPLYRVWEVPYYYTGLKLYDLLAGRARLQPAQYISAQGTLERFPAVNPDGLKGAVAYQDGQFDDARFNVELALTAVQQGAVVLNHLEVTGLLKQNGRLSGAAVKDRLSAKEIEVSARVIVNATGPFSDHIRRLDDPEAPPLLKASSGIHIVLDKKYSPSDTGLLIPKTEDGRVVFVLPWLGGTLVGTTDDPAPIVDHPRVSEAEIEYVLRQVRPYLGAIPREAVRASWSGLRPLVSRPDADTARLARDHLIQESASGLLTLTGGKWTTYRKMALDLVNYAAKKFGLPAGESRTEQLPLIGGQGFEPEGARKLEEMGLPPDVARHLHRAYGARAQVVAQIAMEGYNNRLVQAWPYLEAEVIYAVRHEMARTPLDVLARRTRLAFLDTSAALGAVPRVAELMGRELGWDADKVVLEQEKARSQILEAI